A window of Solanum stenotomum isolate F172 chromosome 3, ASM1918654v1, whole genome shotgun sequence contains these coding sequences:
- the LOC125858214 gene encoding aspartic protease inhibitor 10 yields the protein MKCLFLLCLCLVPIVVFSSTFTSQNLIDLPSESPLPKPVLDTNGKELNPNSSYRIISIGRGALGGDVYLGKSPNSDAPCPDGVFRYNSDVGPSGTPVRFIPLSGANIFEDQLLNIQFNIPTVRLCVSYTIWKVGNLNAYFRTMLLETGGTIGQADSTYFKIVKSSIRGYNLLYCPITRPPIVCPFCRDDDFCANVGVVIQKGRRRLALVNENPLDVNFQEV from the coding sequence ATGAAGtgtttatttttgttatgtttgtGTTTGGTTCCCATTGTGGTGTTTTCATCAACTTTCACTTCCCAAAATCTCATTGACCTACCCAGTGAATCTCCTCTACCTAAGCCGGTACTTGACACAAATGGTAAAGAACTCAATCCTAATTCGAGTTATCGCATTATTTCCATTGGTAGGGGTGCCTTAGGTGGTGATGTATACCTAGGAAAGTCCCCAAATTCAGATGCCCCTTGTCCAGATGGCGTATTCCGTTACAATTCCGATGTTGGACCTAGCGGTACACCCGTTAGATTCATTCCTTTATCTGGAGCAAATATCTTTGAAGATCAACTACTTAACATACAATTCAATATTCCAACAGTGAGATTGTGTGTTAGTTATACAATTTGGAAAGTCGGAAATCTAAATGCATATTTTAGGACGATGTTGTTGGAGACGGGAGGAACCATAGGGCAAGCAGATAGCACCTATTTCAAGATTGTTAAATCATCAATACGTGGTTACAACTTATTGTATTGCCCTATTACTCGCCCCCCTATTGTTTGTCCATTTTGTCGTGATGATGACTTCTGTGCAAACGTGGGTGTAGTTATTCAAAAAGGAAGAAGGCGTTTGGCTCTTGTCAACGAAAATCCTCTTGATGTCAACTTCCAGGAAGTCTAG